From one Lysinibacillus sp. G4S2 genomic stretch:
- a CDS encoding sensor domain-containing diguanylate cyclase — MKSKRIKLKHLIMGVALAAFFLTSIGSIWSGYRMNVDSIKENTLETNRVYAQKLATTASAYLEEAFKILGYSANHIKSKMNDENALNSETERLKMQDNMFNAVFITNAEGLVLSVTPPAEEAQGQVLTAVETEEALSKREPFVSKPYEGITGRLLIFISYPIFSEKDEYLGMVAGTIYLKERNVFNTLLGEHYYQDGSYVYVVDSDGRVIYHQDPSRVNDIAIDNKVVQAVVSGKNGAQQVVNTKGIEMLAGYSTVPLTGWGVVAQRPLDVALEPSFDRVQDVIIKSIPLMLISLIIVLWAAARIANPLQQLATLTEESLETKNVEGLKSVRGWYFEVYYLKSALIHSLTFLQGQVSYFKDQSTTDPLTGITNRRTMDAMLAEWLENKLPHAFILFDLDHFKSVNDTYGHAVGDKVLQFLAQNMKAVARDGDVCCRYGGEEFVLLLPNTTAEEAAQVAEQLRHILAHTISPCGRPVTLSAGVAVYPQMADTAEKLIEAADGALYLAKQAGRNQVMVAEQENK, encoded by the coding sequence AGTTGCGTTGGCTGCATTTTTCTTAACAAGCATTGGTAGCATTTGGAGCGGTTATCGAATGAATGTTGACTCCATTAAAGAAAATACGCTTGAAACGAATCGAGTATATGCTCAAAAATTAGCGACAACCGCAAGTGCTTATCTAGAGGAAGCTTTTAAGATTTTAGGATATAGCGCCAACCATATAAAGTCGAAAATGAATGATGAGAATGCGTTGAATAGTGAAACAGAGCGTTTGAAAATGCAAGATAATATGTTTAACGCAGTGTTTATCACAAATGCAGAAGGTCTTGTATTATCTGTTACACCACCAGCTGAAGAGGCACAAGGTCAAGTATTAACAGCTGTTGAAACAGAAGAAGCGTTATCGAAAAGGGAGCCTTTTGTCTCAAAACCTTATGAAGGGATTACAGGGCGTCTTCTGATTTTTATATCGTATCCTATTTTTTCAGAGAAAGATGAATATTTAGGAATGGTTGCTGGGACAATTTATTTAAAGGAACGAAATGTTTTTAATACGTTACTAGGGGAACATTATTATCAGGATGGTTCGTATGTTTATGTAGTTGATTCAGACGGACGCGTTATCTATCATCAGGACCCAAGTCGTGTCAATGATATTGCTATTGATAATAAAGTTGTTCAAGCAGTAGTTTCTGGAAAAAATGGAGCACAGCAAGTGGTGAATACAAAAGGAATAGAAATGCTTGCTGGTTATAGTACAGTCCCTTTAACAGGTTGGGGTGTTGTTGCTCAAAGACCATTAGATGTAGCATTAGAACCTTCATTTGATCGTGTACAGGATGTCATTATAAAATCCATTCCTCTTATGCTAATTTCACTCATTATTGTACTTTGGGCGGCAGCACGTATTGCAAATCCTTTACAGCAATTAGCTACTTTAACAGAGGAGAGCTTGGAAACGAAAAATGTAGAAGGCTTGAAATCTGTGCGTGGCTGGTATTTTGAAGTTTATTATTTGAAGAGTGCTCTTATACACAGTTTAACGTTTTTACAGGGGCAAGTGTCTTATTTTAAGGATCAATCTACAACAGATCCATTAACAGGTATAACGAATCGTCGCACGATGGATGCAATGCTAGCTGAATGGCTGGAAAACAAGTTGCCGCATGCCTTCATTTTGTTTGATTTAGATCATTTTAAGAGTGTTAATGATACGTATGGCCATGCAGTCGGCGACAAAGTATTGCAATTTTTAGCTCAAAATATGAAAGCGGTCGCTCGTGATGGAGATGTTTGCTGTCGCTACGGTGGCGAAGAATTTGTTTTGTTATTGCCAAATACTACAGCTGAGGAAGCGGCACAGGTGGCGGAGCAACTGCGCCATATTTTGGCTCATACTATAAGTCCTTGTGGTCGCCCAGTGACATTATCTGCTGGAGTTGCTGTATATCCACAAATGGCTGACACTGCAGAAAAGCTGATTGAAGCTGCGGATGGGGCGCTGTATCTCGCAAAACAAGCTGGACGAAATCAAGTCATGGTCGCTGAACAAGAAAATAAATAA
- a CDS encoding S-layer homology domain-containing protein — protein sequence MDKTKIQKVNKALIATVFATSGIAVVVPPPQKAAAATSPFTDIDQYSSHYDNILKLYSQGAISGYADKTFRPNQNVTRGQAAKMLATVLDLDLKNVQDPYFKDVPQGSEYYKYVAALQNAGIMSGYSNGTFMPNEVVTRGQLAKILVLGFKFEVASNYNHSFKDVTSQTSNAIYIQTLVDLNITEGTTPVTFSPFDAVTRGQIASFIVRSQEKKSNATSFKITGVEDDVVYINAEPYSVPESLSHIFNEYNAPVLKGAFIEGDLSGKTIRSVSKLTLNASGTSSKFLEFDGDHGSFGATIIVNGNYIEFSNVTLTGTMYVNETVRPPLHLGVSNYNPLSIGRIASNNFAFIDWSKPENPNGENPPPSNNGPTTDFENWTDQNSNKNPDKNKPFENWSKDKVTMKNVEKHIEFYNSTVSRLVVSQSGTKIETNMKLPRVDIIRNVREFEIQGNIGTLNLNTDTKLTIYGDGKIDWINYNSYTDLELYLDGRVGTLYVDNAYGWVDIGDYTYIDKVIIPKGESPNNIFDDFLEDKDNVGIITDPDGKPIDKDEIENQKPTDKTKPMVDITKVTPLNGSDAQVDFTSDEVGTYYYIVREKSADAPTKREMVERIATENAASGTGAAVKGTNTVKVTNLGEKKEYVVYVMVVDGAKNASDIKSQSFQMKDGSPPAVKSLTVDPLNGGTRAELKFTASEPGEYYYYVRKKTTAADPTTADIIAKPTGKGKAVAGKLGITEILTGLEAETEYQLYVVMKDDSGNKSVDPIPKEAIKEFKTSALDKIPPYIVGGELYKLDEIKNEFYVTVSEELDPITAEKVENYEFTGTGIINVGLQKPIRPEKVVYNKSQKRLIFTVPSLTGFVNGDNLVVTISPTVKDLADNEFENINNIPPNSVPRNTAEYIHKDGEWPYLTIIGEPAINKEKDQTLVEFNATKAGTYHYLIMESDLKLTRDDRLRLIEAVQLNSKTFKVGTEDVAIVGSGGNKPAQLGQQKVTIPLPNATPPLDPFKSYSIYMVLRDRSGNVSDIQTKHVIDDRTPPKIENTSIKIAEGDKKATFRFMSDEDGTYHYILRKEGDPTPPPTSAAEVIAKGTASNMRKDTNEINLSLEPHQKYELYVAVKDRYNNETMLQVGTESKVYTYDEKQNKPMNLTPGENGTGVMAYKFFSDGTPPKVEDPIFKRLDGKTFEVTFSEAVDLKDSDFKLIDPDTNTAISPSYASWKWEDTTGKKDSDPRKLILNFANEVKQSFDITVNATAKDKGGWTFSKERAEYKYPTKVNTITSATLLPDTQFLSNLNISKQVQVVANLNTDITWDQHYYWAVLSEGYELTLENVQEIITKADSSNFTYIPGGAIVSYGKGKITAPNDASSAKTFTAIQTGSDPNSTNVFQKDQRIYLFTKDKYGNIVYAKESTAPTAPTYVLIKPRTQ from the coding sequence ATGGATAAAACAAAAATCCAAAAAGTGAATAAAGCACTGATAGCAACGGTTTTTGCTACTAGTGGGATTGCTGTTGTAGTGCCACCACCACAAAAGGCAGCAGCAGCTACTTCACCATTTACAGATATTGACCAATATTCAAGTCATTATGACAATATTTTAAAACTATACTCTCAAGGTGCGATTAGTGGGTATGCAGATAAAACTTTTCGACCAAATCAAAATGTAACACGTGGTCAGGCAGCAAAAATGCTAGCAACTGTTTTAGACTTAGACTTAAAAAATGTACAAGATCCATATTTTAAAGACGTTCCACAGGGCAGTGAATACTATAAATATGTAGCCGCATTGCAAAATGCAGGAATCATGTCTGGATATTCAAATGGAACATTTATGCCAAATGAAGTCGTTACACGTGGGCAATTAGCGAAAATATTAGTGCTAGGCTTTAAATTTGAGGTGGCATCTAATTACAACCATAGCTTCAAAGATGTAACAAGCCAAACAAGCAACGCCATCTATATACAAACTTTAGTTGATTTAAATATTACAGAAGGAACAACACCTGTCACATTCTCACCATTTGATGCGGTAACTCGTGGACAAATTGCATCCTTTATTGTGCGTTCACAAGAGAAAAAGAGCAATGCCACATCTTTCAAAATTACAGGTGTTGAAGACGATGTTGTCTACATAAATGCTGAACCATATTCAGTACCAGAAAGTCTTTCACATATTTTTAACGAATATAATGCACCAGTATTAAAAGGTGCGTTTATTGAAGGGGATCTTTCAGGCAAAACTATTCGCTCTGTATCGAAGCTAACATTGAATGCGAGCGGGACAAGCTCAAAATTCCTAGAGTTTGATGGAGATCATGGTTCCTTCGGTGCGACAATTATCGTAAATGGGAACTATATTGAATTTTCAAATGTTACATTGACTGGCACAATGTATGTGAACGAAACGGTACGTCCACCTTTACATTTAGGTGTTTCCAACTATAATCCATTATCGATTGGCCGTATAGCAAGCAATAATTTTGCGTTTATCGACTGGTCTAAACCCGAAAATCCAAATGGTGAAAATCCACCCCCGTCCAATAACGGTCCGACAACGGATTTTGAAAATTGGACAGATCAGAATTCAAACAAGAATCCTGATAAAAACAAGCCATTTGAGAATTGGTCTAAAGATAAAGTGACGATGAAAAATGTTGAAAAACATATTGAATTTTATAACAGCACTGTATCACGCCTAGTCGTATCTCAAAGCGGTACAAAAATCGAAACAAATATGAAGCTACCACGTGTAGACATCATCAGAAATGTCCGTGAATTTGAGATTCAAGGAAATATCGGGACACTAAACCTCAATACAGATACAAAGCTAACAATCTACGGAGATGGCAAGATCGACTGGATTAACTACAATAGCTATACAGATTTAGAGCTTTATTTGGACGGTCGTGTAGGTACTCTGTACGTTGATAATGCATATGGTTGGGTTGATATTGGAGATTACACATATATTGACAAAGTTATTATACCGAAGGGCGAGTCACCGAATAATATCTTCGACGACTTCCTAGAGGATAAAGATAATGTAGGCATTATTACTGATCCAGACGGTAAACCGATTGATAAGGATGAAATTGAGAATCAAAAACCGACTGATAAAACGAAACCAATGGTTGATATCACAAAGGTAACACCATTAAATGGTAGCGATGCTCAGGTGGATTTTACGTCAGATGAAGTCGGCACTTACTATTATATAGTTCGTGAAAAGAGCGCTGATGCACCAACAAAACGAGAAATGGTAGAACGTATTGCTACTGAAAACGCAGCAAGTGGAACAGGTGCGGCTGTAAAAGGCACAAACACTGTTAAAGTCACTAATCTAGGTGAGAAAAAAGAATATGTCGTTTATGTAATGGTAGTTGATGGAGCGAAAAATGCTTCGGATATTAAATCACAATCATTCCAAATGAAGGATGGCTCACCGCCAGCCGTAAAGTCACTTACAGTAGATCCACTAAATGGCGGAACACGCGCTGAGTTAAAATTTACAGCGAGTGAGCCAGGGGAATATTACTACTATGTGCGTAAAAAGACGACTGCCGCAGATCCTACAACTGCAGACATTATTGCTAAGCCAACAGGTAAAGGGAAGGCAGTTGCGGGTAAACTTGGGATTACTGAAATTTTAACAGGTTTAGAAGCTGAAACAGAGTATCAACTTTATGTAGTGATGAAGGATGATTCGGGTAATAAATCGGTGGACCCTATTCCGAAAGAGGCTATAAAGGAATTCAAGACAAGTGCGTTAGACAAAATTCCTCCATATATAGTTGGAGGAGAATTATATAAATTGGACGAGATTAAAAACGAATTTTATGTAACAGTGAGCGAAGAGTTAGATCCTATTACTGCTGAAAAAGTAGAGAACTATGAATTTACAGGTACAGGGATTATTAATGTAGGCTTACAAAAACCAATTCGTCCCGAAAAAGTTGTCTATAATAAGTCTCAAAAAAGGTTAATCTTCACTGTTCCTTCATTAACAGGTTTTGTCAATGGAGATAACTTAGTTGTAACTATATCTCCAACTGTTAAAGACTTAGCTGATAATGAATTCGAAAACATTAATAATATTCCGCCTAATAGTGTTCCAAGAAATACAGCTGAATATATTCATAAAGATGGTGAGTGGCCTTACTTAACAATCATAGGGGAACCTGCGATTAATAAGGAAAAAGATCAGACACTCGTGGAATTCAATGCAACAAAAGCAGGTACTTATCATTATTTAATTATGGAGTCAGACTTAAAGTTAACAAGGGATGATCGCCTACGTTTAATTGAAGCTGTTCAATTGAATTCAAAAACTTTTAAAGTTGGAACAGAGGATGTAGCTATTGTCGGTAGTGGTGGTAATAAACCAGCGCAATTAGGACAACAAAAGGTTACCATTCCGCTTCCAAATGCGACACCACCATTAGATCCATTTAAGAGCTATTCGATTTATATGGTGCTACGAGATCGTTCAGGGAATGTATCTGACATTCAAACAAAACATGTTATTGATGACCGTACACCACCGAAAATTGAAAATACATCAATAAAAATAGCAGAAGGTGACAAGAAGGCTACTTTTAGATTTATGTCAGATGAAGATGGAACATATCACTACATCTTGAGAAAAGAAGGAGATCCAACTCCACCACCAACAAGTGCAGCAGAGGTTATTGCTAAAGGAACAGCAAGCAATATGCGGAAAGATACAAATGAAATTAATCTTTCCTTAGAACCTCATCAAAAATACGAGCTTTATGTTGCTGTAAAGGATCGCTATAATAATGAAACAATGTTACAGGTGGGTACAGAATCGAAAGTTTACACGTATGATGAAAAACAAAATAAACCAATGAATCTGACACCTGGCGAGAATGGCACAGGTGTTATGGCATACAAATTCTTCTCAGATGGGACACCACCAAAAGTAGAAGATCCTATCTTTAAACGTCTCGATGGCAAAACATTTGAAGTAACCTTTTCAGAGGCTGTTGATCTAAAGGATTCAGATTTTAAATTAATAGATCCAGATACAAATACAGCTATTTCACCATCCTATGCTTCATGGAAATGGGAAGATACGACTGGTAAAAAGGATTCTGACCCTCGTAAGCTAATTCTTAATTTTGCTAATGAAGTGAAACAAAGCTTTGACATAACTGTAAATGCTACAGCTAAAGATAAAGGTGGCTGGACATTTAGTAAGGAAAGAGCAGAGTACAAATATCCAACGAAAGTGAATACAATTACTTCTGCAACATTATTACCTGATACACAGTTCCTAAGTAATCTAAATATTTCTAAACAGGTTCAAGTTGTCGCAAACCTAAATACTGATATTACATGGGATCAGCACTATTATTGGGCAGTCCTTTCTGAGGGATATGAATTAACATTAGAAAATGTACAAGAGATTATAACGAAAGCAGATAGCAGTAATTTCACATATATTCCTGGTGGAGCAATCGTTTCATACGGAAAAGGAAAAATTACAGCACCTAATGACGCAAGTTCTGCCAAAACGTTTACAGCTATCCAAACTGGAAGTGATCCGAATTCAACAAACGTGTTCCAAAAAGACCAACGTATTTATCTATTCACAAAAGATAAATATGGAAATATTGTTTACGCGAAAGAATCAACAGCTCCAACAGCTCCAACTTATGTATTAATCAAGCCTAGAACTCAATAA
- a CDS encoding nucleoside recognition domain-containing protein — protein sequence MESQSVLNHSALKNILAEVKEVSNEDIRDEIVSDIYTKSKSLCKKVVSQQPAMYRSDKLDEIFTSRIWGFPIMLILLGTVFYITIAGANVPSDMLSSLFGYLESKLTTLFEVMHAPEWLHGVLVLGLFRGTGWVISVMLPPMAIFFPMFALLENYGYLPRVAFNMDRLFKRAGGHGKQSLTMAMGFGCNAAAILSTRIIESPRERMLAILTNNFVPCNGRWPTLILLASLFMVTGFTGAAGTFMTAAILMGFVMFGVVVTLTVSWVLSKTALKGVPTHYTLELPPFRRPKFWNTIIRASIDKAWNVLKRAVIVAAPASILTWVFANIYVGNTSILMHFVNFLDPFGQALGMDGFIMAAFILGLPANEIVIPILIMAYLSQGAMLEIEDLSKLKQVFIDHGWTWLTALNMMLFSLLHYPCGTTLVNIYKETKSAKWTFMSFLIPTVIAISVTWLTATVARAFGWV from the coding sequence ATGGAGTCCCAGTCAGTGTTAAATCATAGTGCGTTAAAAAACATTTTAGCTGAAGTGAAAGAAGTTTCGAATGAGGATATTCGAGATGAAATCGTTAGTGATATTTATACTAAAAGTAAATCCTTATGTAAAAAGGTCGTATCGCAGCAGCCTGCAATGTACAGATCCGATAAATTAGATGAAATTTTTACATCTCGCATTTGGGGATTCCCTATTATGCTCATTCTGCTTGGGACTGTCTTTTACATTACTATCGCTGGCGCAAACGTACCATCAGATATGTTATCGAGCTTATTTGGCTATTTAGAGAGTAAGCTAACAACACTTTTTGAAGTAATGCACGCACCAGAATGGTTACATGGTGTTTTAGTTCTCGGGCTGTTCAGAGGGACTGGTTGGGTTATTAGTGTTATGCTACCGCCAATGGCTATATTCTTCCCTATGTTCGCTCTATTAGAAAACTACGGTTATCTACCACGAGTAGCATTTAACATGGACCGTTTATTTAAACGAGCAGGAGGACATGGGAAGCAATCATTAACTATGGCAATGGGCTTTGGTTGTAATGCTGCAGCTATTCTATCTACTAGAATTATAGAATCTCCTCGTGAACGAATGTTAGCTATTTTAACGAATAATTTTGTTCCTTGTAACGGGAGATGGCCAACACTTATTTTATTAGCATCATTATTTATGGTAACTGGTTTTACCGGGGCAGCAGGTACATTTATGACAGCAGCAATTTTGATGGGATTTGTCATGTTCGGTGTCGTTGTAACATTAACTGTATCTTGGGTCCTTTCTAAAACGGCTTTAAAAGGCGTACCAACTCATTACACATTAGAGCTTCCACCATTCCGAAGACCAAAGTTTTGGAATACAATCATACGAGCAAGTATTGATAAAGCATGGAATGTATTAAAAAGAGCGGTTATCGTTGCAGCACCTGCCTCTATTTTAACTTGGGTATTCGCCAACATTTACGTTGGGAATACAAGTATTCTCATGCACTTTGTTAACTTTTTAGACCCATTTGGTCAGGCTCTTGGTATGGATGGCTTTATTATGGCTGCATTTATCCTTGGGCTACCAGCCAATGAAATTGTTATCCCTATCCTAATTATGGCGTATTTATCTCAAGGAGCTATGCTAGAAATTGAAGATTTATCGAAGCTAAAACAAGTGTTTATCGACCACGGCTGGACGTGGCTAACAGCTTTAAATATGATGTTATTCTCACTCCTGCACTACCCTTGCGGAACGACTTTAGTCAACATTTATAAAGAAACAAAAAGTGCGAAATGGACATTTATGTCATTTTTAATTCCAACTGTTATCGCCATTAGCGTAACATGGCTAACGGCGACAGTTGCTCGAGCGTTTGGTTGGGTGTGA
- a CDS encoding FeoB small GTPase domain-containing protein has protein sequence MIVNKIALAGNPNTGKSTLFNTLTGLKQHTGNWPGKTVVHAEGSFQHKGEQYVLVDLPGTYSLFSNSTDEEVARDYIIFDQPDATIVVLDATSLERNLNLALQVLEMTNNVIICINLIDEAEKKGIRIDEKKLARELGVPVVKISARNKKGIDQLLDTLNQLVNGQIVTTPYRMTYSKEIEEAITKVESKLEGYFDDKYPSRWVALRLLDGDEELILKLQNHGNNRQREVRTNGVPVSVKS, from the coding sequence GTGATAGTAAATAAAATAGCTTTAGCAGGTAACCCAAATACAGGTAAAAGCACATTGTTTAATACATTAACAGGCTTGAAGCAGCATACTGGGAACTGGCCGGGGAAAACGGTTGTTCACGCAGAAGGATCTTTTCAGCATAAAGGCGAGCAATATGTACTCGTAGATTTGCCCGGGACCTATTCTCTATTTTCTAACTCAACAGATGAAGAAGTAGCAAGAGATTATATTATTTTTGACCAACCGGATGCAACGATTGTTGTGCTTGATGCGACATCATTAGAAAGAAATTTAAATCTTGCGCTCCAAGTATTAGAAATGACTAACAATGTCATCATTTGCATCAATTTAATTGATGAAGCTGAGAAAAAAGGTATCCGAATTGATGAAAAGAAATTGGCTCGCGAACTAGGAGTCCCTGTCGTAAAAATATCAGCTAGAAATAAAAAAGGAATTGATCAATTGTTAGATACATTGAATCAACTAGTAAATGGGCAAATTGTTACAACTCCTTATCGCATGACCTATTCGAAAGAAATAGAGGAAGCCATAACAAAGGTAGAATCGAAATTAGAAGGTTATTTTGATGATAAATATCCATCGAGATGGGTTGCCCTTCGCTTGCTTGACGGTGATGAGGAATTGATCTTAAAACTGCAAAATCATGGGAATAATAGACAGAGAGAGGTGAGAACAAATGGAGTCCCAGTCAGTGTTAAATCATAG
- a CDS encoding FeoA family protein yields MTKTLIPLSECSFGDCFLIKEIKIEGPLRRRLLDLGFVKGAEISVLRKSPLGDPVAYRVSNTTIALRNDESSKILGEIVRGDTK; encoded by the coding sequence ATGACAAAAACATTAATACCACTTTCTGAATGCTCATTTGGGGATTGTTTTTTAATAAAAGAAATAAAGATCGAGGGTCCTTTAAGAAGAAGATTATTAGATTTAGGCTTTGTAAAAGGAGCAGAAATCTCTGTTCTTCGTAAAAGTCCCTTAGGAGACCCTGTAGCTTATCGTGTAAGCAATACAACAATTGCATTACGTAATGATGAGAGCTCTAAGATTTTAGGAGAAATTGTTAGGGGGGATACAAAGTGA